A single genomic interval of Helianthus annuus cultivar XRQ/B chromosome 13, HanXRQr2.0-SUNRISE, whole genome shotgun sequence harbors:
- the LOC110897553 gene encoding uncharacterized protein LOC110897553: MDSNGVTTFRHRRSPSSDRFLGVFSPPSSSGVISGSSSVAGDDFSEDDVFWTGDFAEQKCQSLDPATNGKFNGNGNQSFRQPDKFGILAALPEDPANNGLKPNRSVMNRRNPTIQNQNNPSSSRLIPAIPRPNKQERCSSDVPIVSQSMPLKFQQSAPVNVPVFTRKPTFGRELADVDIGDDDEEEMLPPHEIVAKSSKSPHTTFSVLEGAGRTLKGRDLRLVRNAVWRKTGFLD; encoded by the coding sequence ATGGACTCCAACGGCGTCACTACCTTCCGTCACCGTCGCTCACCGTCATCCGACCGTTTCCTCGGCGTTTTCTCACCGCCTTCGTCCTCCGGCGTCATTTCTGGTAGCTCCTCCGTCGCCGGCGACGATTTCAGTGAAGATGACGTGTTCTGGACCGGCGATTTCGCCGAACAAAAGTGTCAATCGCTAGATCCGGCGACTAACGGTAAATTTAACGGTAACGGAAATCAGTCGTTCCGGCAGCCAGACAAGTTCGGAATTCTGGCGGCATTACCGGAAGATCCGGCGAATAACGGCCTAAAACCTAATCGCTCCGTCATGAACCGACGAAACCCTACGATCCAGAACCAGAACAATCCGTCATCTTCGCGTCTAATTCCGGCGATTCCTCGACCGAATAAGCAAGAGCGATGCTCCAGTGATGTTCCGATCGTATCTCAGTCGATGCCGTTGAAGTTTCAGCAATCGGCGCCGGTGAATGTGCCGGTCTTCACGAGAAAACCGACGTTTGGACGAGAACTTGCTGACGTCGACATCGGAGATGATGACGAAGAAGAGATGCTTCCTCCGCACGAAATCGTTGCGAAAAGTTCGAAATCGCCGCATACGACGTTTTCGGTTCTGGAAGGTGCTGGAAGGACGCTGAAAGGGAGGGATCTAAGGCTGGTTCGGAATGCGGTGTGGCGGAAAACAGGTTTTCTCGATTGA